One Aerococcus urinaeequi DNA segment encodes these proteins:
- a CDS encoding ABC transporter ATP-binding protein: MLQVEHLRKTFGRVVAVDDVSFEIQPGTILGIVGQNGSGKTTIFRMILNFLTPENGGQVKWDGQPLHMKKVYDTVGYLPEERGLYETMTIEKQIMYFARLRGMKKKEINAKIDEWLENFNVKGDRKDKIKTLSKGNQQKVQLIATLIHEPKLVILDEPFSGLDPVNAGFLMEGILRLRDQGACIIFSSHNMANVQDVCDSVVMIHNGEQKLYGPINDVRNAYGKTRLFVQAKGWDQEALAALEGVESVSQLTTGEYKLILSDENVGPELFKTISKGEYIQSFSQQPPTLDEIFKMEAGGRHEK, translated from the coding sequence ATGTTACAAGTAGAACACCTACGAAAAACCTTCGGCAGAGTTGTCGCAGTAGATGATGTGTCCTTTGAAATTCAACCGGGCACCATCCTTGGTATCGTTGGACAGAATGGATCTGGTAAAACGACAATTTTTCGAATGATTCTAAATTTTCTAACACCGGAAAATGGTGGCCAAGTTAAATGGGACGGCCAACCCTTACATATGAAGAAAGTGTATGACACGGTGGGGTACTTACCCGAGGAACGTGGCCTTTATGAGACCATGACCATTGAAAAACAAATCATGTATTTTGCCCGCTTGCGTGGCATGAAAAAGAAAGAAATCAATGCCAAAATCGATGAATGGCTAGAAAACTTCAATGTTAAAGGTGACCGTAAAGATAAGATTAAAACCTTATCCAAAGGCAACCAACAAAAGGTCCAATTGATTGCCACCTTAATCCACGAACCAAAATTGGTCATTTTAGATGAGCCATTTTCAGGTTTAGACCCAGTAAATGCTGGATTTTTGATGGAAGGTATCTTACGCCTGCGCGATCAAGGCGCATGTATCATTTTTTCAAGTCATAATATGGCCAACGTCCAAGATGTTTGTGATTCAGTCGTTATGATTCATAACGGGGAGCAGAAACTCTACGGGCCAATTAATGATGTGCGTAATGCCTACGGTAAAACAAGACTGTTCGTCCAAGCTAAGGGCTGGGATCAAGAAGCCCTAGCAGCCTTAGAAGGGGTGGAATCGGTTAGTCAATTGACAACTGGGGAATATAAGTTAATCCTATCAGATGAAAATGTAGGACCTGAATTATTCAAGACCATCTCAAAAGGCGAATACATCCAATCTTTTAGCCAACAACCGCCAACCTTAGATGAAATCTTTAAAATGGAAGCAGGTGGACGTCATGAGAAATAG
- a CDS encoding ABC transporter permease, translating into MRNSRLGIIIEEVYKKNVFSWSFVMLLLSPILMVAVVAIISGVIGMATASDSIGTVSIIGATDQTVSAIEKEDNGQNQLIFDQDVDQAQEALVNEEIDGYLVIDESDPEAIQAEFYKSNTGKNISTTGFQTVLESIQLSNRSQALGLTEEESSHLIDSNVAIQSQTIDLESGTSESDQDIQSMVRTGVAYVVSFIVFMFVMNYISIISQEIAVEKGSRIMEIVLSSISSTTHFMGKMLGIFLVLLTQVAFYAILLGIIFITIMNTPMPAELQALLGDETIPALLSNSASIIGWSGLLAFLGIITYSVLGAFLGSLVSNVQDVNKMITPIILLSITGFYIGMFGLGFSNNILVRVASQIPFFTPFVMPFRIAAETVSTTELILSVIISLLFSILCLWLSANFYKSNVLTYSDKGLFGTLKQSYTLRQSEKKG; encoded by the coding sequence ATGAGAAATAGTCGTTTGGGTATTATTATCGAAGAAGTCTACAAGAAAAATGTCTTTTCATGGTCATTTGTTATGCTATTATTAAGCCCCATCTTGATGGTCGCTGTAGTGGCTATCATTTCAGGCGTTATCGGTATGGCAACAGCATCTGATTCAATCGGTACGGTATCTATCATTGGTGCCACTGACCAAACTGTAAGCGCAATTGAAAAGGAAGACAACGGACAGAACCAATTAATTTTCGACCAAGATGTAGACCAAGCACAAGAGGCACTTGTTAACGAGGAAATTGATGGCTATTTAGTCATTGACGAAAGTGATCCGGAAGCCATCCAAGCTGAATTCTACAAAAGTAATACCGGGAAGAATATCTCAACTACCGGCTTCCAAACTGTATTAGAGAGTATTCAATTATCCAACCGGTCGCAAGCATTAGGCCTGACGGAAGAAGAATCCAGCCATCTAATCGATTCAAATGTGGCCATCCAAAGCCAAACTATTGATTTAGAATCCGGTACCAGCGAAAGTGACCAGGACATTCAATCTATGGTACGAACAGGTGTCGCCTATGTTGTATCCTTTATCGTATTCATGTTTGTCATGAACTACATCTCCATCATTTCACAAGAAATTGCCGTAGAAAAAGGGTCACGCATCATGGAAATCGTCCTATCTTCCATTTCATCAACCACCCATTTTATGGGTAAAATGTTGGGAATTTTCCTCGTATTGCTGACACAAGTTGCCTTCTACGCAATCTTACTAGGCATCATCTTTATCACAATCATGAACACGCCAATGCCAGCAGAATTACAAGCGCTATTAGGGGACGAAACAATTCCAGCCTTATTGTCTAATTCAGCATCTATCATTGGTTGGTCCGGGTTATTAGCCTTCTTGGGGATCATCACCTACTCAGTCTTAGGTGCCTTCCTTGGATCACTTGTTTCAAATGTACAAGATGTGAATAAAATGATCACACCGATTATTCTATTAAGTATTACTGGCTTTTATATTGGGATGTTTGGACTAGGTTTCTCAAACAATATTTTAGTTCGAGTAGCCTCACAAATCCCGTTCTTCACACCATTTGTCATGCCATTCAGAATAGCTGCTGAAACTGTATCGACCACAGAATTAATCTTGTCTGTCATCATTTCACTACTATTCTCAATCCTTTGCCTATGGTTATCCGCCAACTTCTACAAGTCAAACGTCCTGACCTACTCAGACAAAGGCTTATTCGGCACACTGAAACAATCTTATACCTTAAGACAAAGTGAGAAAAAAGGCTAA
- a CDS encoding GNAT family N-acetyltransferase has protein sequence MLVPYIGRYEKIVMGLLSYIPEFKEFSELKEEMDKINQQERKIYLWKEADSDNIIGLVGFDQHDDTDTLVVRYLSINPSFREEGLTYDLLTALKKEFPVYSLTGVISLSTILSKWTKRRQEELDKELDNKQENTPQV, from the coding sequence ATGTTAGTGCCTTATATAGGAAGATACGAGAAAATCGTAATGGGCCTATTATCCTACATCCCTGAGTTTAAAGAATTTTCTGAACTTAAAGAAGAAATGGATAAAATTAATCAGCAAGAACGTAAAATTTATTTATGGAAAGAAGCTGATTCTGATAATATCATCGGTTTAGTTGGCTTTGACCAACATGATGATACAGATACTTTAGTCGTGCGTTATTTATCGATCAATCCTTCTTTTAGAGAAGAAGGACTTACTTATGATTTATTAACGGCATTAAAGAAAGAATTTCCCGTTTATTCCCTTACTGGTGTAATTTCCCTATCTACAATTTTGTCGAAATGGACAAAACGTCGCCAAGAAGAGTTGGACAAGGAATTGGATAATAAACAAGAAAACACACCCCAAGTCTAG
- the scpB gene encoding SMC-Scp complex subunit ScpB — protein sequence MNAVAAIESLLFVAGEDGIAVDELANLLEIRQEWALYYVMVLRNRLQHDPQSGLRITVINERVQLVTKAAYGEVVKNYAVSPFATKLSQAALETLAIIAYQQPVTRMTIDDIRGVQSSNMIHKLLERDLIMETGRQDSPGRPIIYGVTSYFYQYFGLESLEDLPDIHNLVLDGSVDEETLFKIDDNGEPEQKDFNQTDISQTEFNETTAE from the coding sequence ATGAATGCAGTCGCTGCAATAGAAAGTTTACTTTTCGTAGCAGGTGAAGATGGGATTGCTGTCGATGAACTTGCCAACTTGTTAGAGATACGACAGGAATGGGCTTTATACTACGTGATGGTTTTGAGAAATCGTCTCCAACACGACCCACAATCTGGATTAAGAATTACCGTTATTAATGAACGAGTTCAATTAGTGACCAAGGCAGCATACGGTGAAGTAGTCAAAAATTACGCGGTTTCTCCTTTTGCAACGAAATTGTCTCAAGCGGCATTGGAAACATTGGCGATTATTGCCTACCAACAGCCAGTCACACGAATGACGATTGATGATATTCGAGGTGTTCAGTCATCTAACATGATCCATAAATTACTAGAGCGAGATTTGATTATGGAAACGGGCCGTCAGGATTCACCAGGTCGGCCGATTATATACGGGGTAACTTCTTACTTCTACCAATATTTTGGTTTGGAGTCCTTAGAAGACTTGCCGGATATTCATAATCTAGTCTTAGATGGCTCGGTAGATGAAGAGACCCTTTTTAAAATTGATGATAACGGTGAACCTGAACAAAAAGACTTTAACCAAACAGACATTAGCCAGACAGAATTTAATGAAACAACAGCAGAATAA
- a CDS encoding shikimate kinase: MPIILTGFMGVGKTTVGRILANKLGVPFVDMDFYIETRRGQTIAEIFDQIGESGFRLLEFQILTELLEAEENAALVISTGGGIVETAECRQLLAQQDKVFYLQDSFETSWQRINRGGHGNNDRPLVNANSKSQMAAKYERRIPLYEEASNYLLDVRQTDAYETAEVIIKMG; this comes from the coding sequence ATGCCAATCATATTAACAGGATTTATGGGTGTCGGAAAGACAACAGTCGGGCGCATTTTGGCCAACAAGTTAGGAGTCCCATTTGTGGACATGGACTTCTATATCGAGACCCGTCGAGGTCAGACGATTGCAGAAATCTTTGATCAAATTGGAGAATCGGGTTTTAGATTATTGGAGTTCCAAATCTTGACGGAATTACTAGAGGCTGAAGAAAATGCTGCTCTAGTGATTTCAACCGGTGGCGGTATTGTGGAAACGGCTGAGTGCCGTCAACTGCTAGCCCAACAAGATAAGGTTTTCTACTTACAAGATAGCTTTGAAACCTCGTGGCAACGGATTAATCGTGGTGGTCACGGTAACAATGACCGCCCCTTAGTCAATGCCAATAGTAAAAGTCAGATGGCTGCCAAGTATGAACGACGAATTCCTTTATACGAGGAAGCGTCGAATTACCTACTGGATGTTCGTCAAACCGATGCATATGAAACCGCAGAAGTAATTATAAAAATGGGTTAA
- a CDS encoding segregation/condensation protein A, with translation MNDQTSELTLDLAAFEGPLDLLLHLIKDLKVDIFDIPINLVTDQYLAYIHTYEALSLDVASEYLVMAATLLEIKTQMMLPKTPKEAVEEEDDPRDSLVEQLLAFQQYQEVSHILADKQAERSLEYTKQPSDLSAYQEKIPMTGRQLTPDDLYRAIQKMAFRLKNQQPIQTTIAGETYSVGTAMADIRQAFVEADRDVLMFQEAVFLGKVQSRSQIISMFLAILELVKSNELYLYQEDLRADIQLIRREESE, from the coding sequence ATGAACGATCAAACAAGTGAATTAACATTAGATCTAGCGGCCTTTGAGGGGCCGCTTGATTTACTATTACACTTAATTAAAGATTTAAAGGTAGATATTTTTGATATTCCCATCAATCTGGTTACCGACCAATATTTAGCTTATATTCATACCTATGAAGCCTTATCGCTAGATGTTGCTTCAGAATATTTGGTGATGGCGGCTACTTTATTGGAAATCAAAACACAAATGATGCTACCAAAAACGCCCAAAGAAGCAGTTGAGGAAGAAGATGATCCACGTGACTCATTAGTGGAACAATTACTCGCGTTCCAGCAATACCAGGAAGTTTCCCATATCTTAGCGGATAAACAGGCTGAACGGTCGTTGGAATATACCAAGCAACCATCAGACTTATCGGCTTATCAAGAGAAAATCCCTATGACGGGTCGCCAATTAACGCCTGATGACTTGTATAGAGCCATTCAAAAGATGGCCTTCCGCTTGAAAAATCAACAACCTATTCAAACCACGATTGCAGGTGAGACTTACTCGGTAGGGACTGCAATGGCGGATATTCGCCAAGCCTTCGTTGAGGCGGACCGGGATGTATTGATGTTTCAAGAAGCTGTTTTTCTTGGAAAAGTTCAATCGCGTAGTCAAATTATTAGTATGTTTTTAGCGATTTTGGAATTAGTGAAGTCAAATGAGTTATACTTATATCAGGAAGACTTAAGAGCAGATATTCAATTGATTAGACGGGAGGAAAGTGAATGA
- a CDS encoding CvfB family protein encodes MSAQLGTVTTALVTDQNDKFYSVQKEGITYQLDKSEGDYQLGDAVQGFIYENMKHTKMMTTQLPDVRQGRYGWSTVTAVRKDLGVFVDIGLTDKEIVVSLDDLPSEKHLWPKKGDRLFIRLEVDKKDRVWGKLAEDQVFQQITNKLSPQSKSWTNQEVKGTVYHAKLVGTYVITDDYFLAFIHESERLEEPHLGQEVEGRVIGIGQNGNLNMSLKPLAHTVISEDAQMILALLQRQPNHFLPYHDKSNPDDIREYFGISKAQFKRALGNLLKNRQIEQVEGGIRLK; translated from the coding sequence ATGAGCGCACAATTAGGGACGGTTACTACAGCGTTAGTAACGGATCAAAATGACAAATTTTATTCAGTACAAAAAGAGGGTATTACTTACCAACTTGATAAGAGCGAAGGGGATTACCAATTAGGTGATGCGGTCCAAGGTTTCATTTATGAAAATATGAAACACACAAAAATGATGACCACGCAATTACCTGACGTTCGTCAAGGTCGTTATGGTTGGTCGACTGTTACTGCAGTCCGTAAAGACTTGGGGGTCTTTGTAGACATTGGTTTAACAGACAAGGAAATCGTGGTATCTTTAGATGACCTACCAAGTGAAAAACATTTATGGCCGAAAAAAGGCGACCGCCTATTTATCCGTTTAGAAGTAGATAAAAAAGACCGGGTTTGGGGTAAATTAGCTGAGGACCAAGTTTTCCAACAAATTACCAACAAACTATCACCTCAATCAAAATCTTGGACTAACCAAGAAGTGAAAGGGACTGTTTACCACGCAAAATTAGTGGGGACTTATGTGATTACAGATGACTATTTCTTAGCCTTTATCCATGAAAGTGAACGCTTGGAAGAACCACATTTAGGACAAGAAGTCGAAGGGCGTGTCATCGGTATCGGACAAAATGGGAACTTGAATATGTCCTTGAAACCTTTAGCCCACACGGTAATTTCTGAGGATGCACAAATGATTTTGGCCTTGTTACAACGCCAACCGAATCATTTCTTGCCTTACCACGATAAATCGAATCCCGATGATATCCGTGAATACTTTGGCATCTCTAAAGCACAATTCAAACGTGCCTTGGGGAACTTATTGAAGAACCGTCAAATTGAACAAGTCGAAGGCGGCATCCGTCTTAAATAA
- the aroA gene encoding 3-phosphoshikimate 1-carboxyvinyltransferase, whose protein sequence is MKELMIDANALEGTITIPGDKSISHRAIMFASIAKGTTKIEGFLHAEDCISTMNIFRDLGVQIDEEADGSVIVHGKGIEGLTAPDHALDAGNSGTTMRLLAGLFSGFPFKIKMIGDESLSKRPMNRVMLPLRQMGASISGSEGSEFAPLYIQPVDHLNAIEYDMPVASAQVKSSILLAGLTAKGTTIIHEKERSRDHTENMLKNFGVELKVDDKDIYLEGGQSLTATDIKVPADISSAAFFIVAALLVKGSKLHMPNVGLNPTRAGIIEVLNKMGANIETYLHEGGLSGDLTVSASDLKATEFGGDIIPALIDEIPIIALAATQAEGRTVIRNAEELKVKETDRIQVTAQELNKMGANIEETEDGMIITGPTPLHAADVDSYGDHRIGMMLQVAALLVKEGTVNLARSEAVNISFPSFFDDLAALSA, encoded by the coding sequence ATGAAAGAATTAATGATTGATGCCAATGCACTAGAAGGGACAATCACGATTCCTGGTGATAAATCAATTTCTCACCGGGCAATTATGTTCGCTTCTATTGCTAAAGGCACCACAAAAATTGAAGGCTTTCTACATGCGGAAGACTGTATTTCAACTATGAATATCTTCCGAGATTTAGGTGTTCAAATTGATGAAGAGGCAGATGGGTCTGTCATCGTTCACGGTAAGGGTATTGAAGGCTTGACTGCACCAGATCATGCCTTAGATGCTGGAAACTCCGGGACGACTATGCGTTTACTGGCAGGACTTTTCTCAGGATTCCCATTTAAAATTAAAATGATTGGTGACGAATCCCTATCAAAACGACCAATGAACCGTGTTATGTTACCATTGCGCCAAATGGGGGCATCGATTTCTGGCTCAGAAGGTAGCGAGTTTGCGCCTTTGTATATCCAACCAGTGGACCACTTAAATGCTATTGAATATGATATGCCAGTGGCGTCTGCTCAAGTAAAATCATCGATTTTATTGGCAGGTTTAACTGCTAAAGGTACAACAATTATCCATGAAAAAGAGCGGTCACGTGACCATACTGAAAACATGTTAAAGAACTTTGGCGTTGAACTAAAAGTTGACGATAAAGACATCTATCTAGAAGGTGGCCAAAGCTTAACAGCTACGGATATTAAAGTCCCAGCAGATATTTCCTCAGCAGCCTTCTTTATTGTTGCTGCACTATTAGTTAAAGGTTCTAAACTCCACATGCCAAATGTGGGTTTAAATCCAACCCGTGCAGGGATTATTGAAGTCTTGAACAAGATGGGTGCAAATATCGAAACATACTTGCATGAAGGTGGCTTGAGCGGTGATTTAACTGTTTCTGCCAGCGACTTAAAAGCAACAGAATTCGGTGGCGACATTATTCCAGCTTTAATTGATGAAATTCCAATTATCGCTTTAGCCGCAACCCAAGCGGAAGGTAGGACAGTGATCCGCAACGCTGAAGAATTAAAAGTAAAAGAAACTGACCGTATTCAGGTCACAGCCCAAGAATTAAATAAAATGGGTGCAAACATCGAAGAAACTGAAGATGGTATGATTATTACCGGTCCAACACCATTGCACGCAGCGGATGTGGATAGTTACGGTGACCACCGTATTGGTATGATGCTACAAGTTGCTGCTTTATTGGTAAAAGAAGGAACTGTCAACTTGGCACGTTCTGAAGCAGTAAACATTTCTTTCCCAAGCTTCTTCGATGACTTAGCCGCTTTAAGCGCGTAA
- a CDS encoding pseudouridine synthase — MERLQKVMAHAGVASRRESEKLIAAGRVKVNGEVVRELGHKVSNTDRIEVDQVPIYKEEPVYYVFYKPTGVISAVKDDKDRKVVTDFFPGIEQRIYPVGRLDYNTSGLLLLTNDGEFANTLMHPRYEINKVYVAKVEGVITGEERKQLERGVEIDGVKTAPAQAKILSVDKDKKTTIIELVIHEGRNRQVRKMLEAVGHPVAKLKRERYGFLDLKGLKPGDSRTLLKHEIEELLANAKKK; from the coding sequence ATGGAAAGATTACAAAAAGTGATGGCACACGCAGGTGTTGCCTCGAGACGAGAGTCTGAAAAATTGATTGCCGCAGGACGCGTGAAAGTCAACGGTGAGGTTGTCAGAGAGCTGGGCCATAAAGTATCCAACACTGACCGCATTGAAGTAGACCAAGTACCTATATATAAAGAAGAACCAGTGTACTACGTATTCTACAAGCCAACTGGCGTGATTTCTGCAGTGAAAGATGATAAAGACCGGAAAGTGGTGACTGACTTTTTCCCAGGAATTGAACAACGGATTTATCCAGTAGGACGGTTAGACTACAATACCTCAGGATTATTGTTATTAACTAACGACGGTGAATTCGCCAATACCTTGATGCACCCACGCTATGAAATCAACAAAGTCTATGTGGCTAAAGTTGAAGGTGTCATTACCGGAGAAGAACGTAAGCAATTAGAGCGAGGCGTTGAAATTGACGGTGTGAAAACTGCCCCAGCACAAGCGAAAATTCTTTCTGTTGATAAGGACAAAAAGACCACCATTATCGAGTTGGTTATCCATGAGGGGCGTAACCGCCAAGTCCGTAAAATGTTAGAAGCAGTGGGTCATCCGGTAGCCAAGTTGAAACGTGAACGTTACGGCTTTTTAGACCTTAAAGGTTTGAAACCAGGAGACAGCAGAACCTTACTAAAACACGAAATCGAAGAATTATTGGCGAATGCCAAGAAAAAGTAA
- the xerD gene encoding site-specific tyrosine recombinase XerD: MKLTEVIEDFLNTMRVEEGLAENSIISYKQELNRMMTYLNRQGIEKVQDISQDTVLDHLKWMDQDHLATSTRSHYVSTLRHFFRYLKLDGVIEDNPMEKISLPKKTQHLPAVLTLDEVDRILATPDITKPLGLRDRTLLETLYSTGMRVSEIIHIKLEDIHLDMGFIQTIGKGDKERLVPIGEVAEDWINKYLTEGRPKLVKDEDETQGYLFVNNRGKPLSRQGVWKNLKKMVIMAHITKDISPHTLRHSFATHLLENGADLRVVQELLGHSDISTTQIYTHIHAQHMKDIYNQNHPRA; this comes from the coding sequence ATGAAGCTAACTGAAGTGATTGAAGATTTTTTAAATACCATGCGCGTAGAAGAAGGATTGGCAGAAAATTCCATCATCTCTTACAAGCAAGAATTAAACCGAATGATGACCTATTTAAATCGTCAAGGCATCGAAAAGGTCCAAGACATTAGTCAGGACACAGTGTTAGACCATTTAAAGTGGATGGACCAAGACCATTTGGCCACGTCAACCAGATCACATTATGTGTCAACCTTACGTCATTTCTTTCGCTACCTAAAATTGGATGGGGTCATTGAAGACAATCCAATGGAAAAAATTTCTTTACCCAAGAAAACCCAACATTTACCAGCTGTTTTAACCTTAGACGAAGTTGATCGGATTTTAGCGACGCCAGACATCACTAAGCCACTAGGATTGCGGGATAGAACCTTGTTAGAAACCCTGTATTCAACTGGCATGCGGGTATCTGAAATCATCCATATCAAACTAGAAGACATCCATTTAGATATGGGCTTTATCCAAACCATTGGTAAAGGCGATAAAGAAAGACTAGTCCCAATCGGTGAGGTGGCAGAAGACTGGATTAACAAGTATCTAACAGAAGGGCGCCCAAAACTAGTAAAAGATGAAGACGAGACCCAAGGCTATTTATTCGTGAATAATCGGGGTAAACCTTTGTCTAGACAGGGTGTTTGGAAGAACTTGAAGAAGATGGTGATCATGGCCCATATCACCAAAGACATCAGTCCTCATACCCTGCGCCATTCCTTTGCTACCCATTTACTTGAAAATGGGGCGGATTTAAGAGTGGTCCAGGAACTCCTTGGCCACTCTGATATTTCAACAACGCAAATATACACTCATATTCATGCCCAACATATGAAGGATATTTATAATCAAAATCATCCGCGGGCATAA
- a CDS encoding ECF transporter S component, whose protein sequence is MGKNHTKEIVLVAIVGALSFILMFIGFPIIPALPYLKVDFSLVPILLVAFISGPKKAVAASLIANGLHYMYTGGEMGIPIGDATAFIATIAYILPIYYLLKDQMATVYTGNKSAKEMNFGKTIAAYLAATLSLTLVMTILNYFVITPFYMQVMNFDVGNMQTYILAGIIPFNLFKGVLVSLLAHFVLVQTLPTLVNRFGTREYSHH, encoded by the coding sequence ATGGGAAAAAATCACACTAAAGAAATCGTATTGGTCGCAATTGTCGGGGCACTATCATTCATATTGATGTTTATTGGTTTTCCAATCATCCCGGCCTTACCTTACTTAAAGGTAGACTTTTCACTTGTACCAATCTTACTCGTCGCATTCATTTCAGGACCTAAAAAAGCAGTTGCTGCCAGCCTAATCGCCAACGGTTTACATTACATGTATACAGGTGGTGAAATGGGGATTCCAATCGGTGACGCAACAGCCTTTATCGCGACTATCGCTTACATCTTGCCAATTTACTACTTATTGAAAGATCAAATGGCGACAGTTTACACAGGCAATAAATCAGCGAAAGAAATGAATTTCGGCAAAACGATTGCTGCTTACCTAGCTGCAACCCTTTCTTTAACATTAGTGATGACTATCTTAAATTACTTCGTGATCACACCATTCTACATGCAAGTCATGAACTTCGATGTAGGTAACATGCAAACATATATCCTTGCGGGTATCATCCCATTCAACTTGTTCAAAGGGGTATTGGTTTCCCTTCTAGCACATTTCGTCCTAGTTCAAACCCTACCAACCCTAGTCAATCGATTCGGTACGCGCGAATATTCACACCATTAA
- a CDS encoding helix-turn-helix domain-containing protein, with the protein MDTLLMAIAFKVQALPPNSVYQVLIGKRTATTLFFAFSNNLTAYFGLYPKLAKDAWMSYTQNVAEYISVEAIFRQNDQINYMHLLVDDILQKRNGLIIPSHHHKHHLAFKLLLQVLSNIQAENPHYSPIVQDLEVQQLIKDFISMAKSADAPQAGLQAITKSLHQQLAKELSAFPDQAALIFLEQFEGAKLPAQTLEQVAENHQISKRAVVITQQALMDQIYQNWVSGHTLGAETQWLQIFSQGVFNQFPIWNQTTQDTLNLINQGWSLQKIADRRRLKLSTITEHIIEITLSFPWIIQPIVVEELNLKDISPLVSQEPDENYESFKARFGEKDYWLYRYWHIVYQKGAHDDRLA; encoded by the coding sequence TTGGATACTTTATTAATGGCGATTGCTTTTAAAGTCCAAGCCCTACCCCCGAATTCCGTATATCAAGTGTTGATTGGCAAGCGAACAGCCACAACACTTTTTTTTGCATTTTCAAACAATTTAACTGCCTATTTCGGTCTTTATCCAAAACTTGCAAAAGATGCATGGATGTCCTATACCCAAAATGTAGCTGAATATATCTCGGTGGAAGCTATCTTCCGCCAAAACGATCAAATCAATTATATGCATTTGTTAGTTGATGACATCCTTCAAAAACGAAACGGTCTGATTATCCCAAGTCACCACCACAAGCACCACTTAGCCTTCAAATTATTGCTGCAAGTCTTATCTAATATTCAGGCCGAAAACCCGCACTATAGCCCAATCGTCCAGGATTTAGAAGTTCAACAGCTGATCAAAGATTTTATTTCAATGGCCAAAAGTGCAGACGCGCCCCAAGCTGGCTTACAGGCTATAACCAAAAGCCTTCACCAGCAACTCGCTAAGGAACTATCTGCCTTCCCAGACCAGGCAGCCCTTATTTTCCTAGAACAGTTTGAAGGCGCCAAATTACCGGCACAAACCCTTGAACAAGTAGCAGAAAATCATCAGATTTCGAAGCGGGCAGTTGTCATTACCCAACAGGCCTTGATGGATCAAATCTATCAAAATTGGGTAAGTGGTCATACTTTAGGGGCAGAAACTCAATGGCTGCAAATTTTTTCCCAAGGGGTTTTTAACCAATTCCCAATTTGGAATCAAACCACGCAAGATACTTTAAATTTAATCAACCAAGGTTGGTCACTTCAAAAAATTGCTGATAGAAGACGGTTAAAATTATCTACCATAACAGAACACATCATAGAAATTACCTTGAGTTTTCCTTGGATAATTCAACCAATTGTGGTTGAAGAACTTAATTTGAAAGACATTTCACCCCTTGTAAGCCAAGAGCCAGATGAGAATTACGAGTCCTTTAAAGCGAGATTCGGCGAGAAAGATTATTGGTTATATCGGTATTGGCATATCGTCTATCAGAAAGGAGCCCATGATGACAGATTGGCATAA